Sequence from the Carassius auratus strain Wakin unplaced genomic scaffold, ASM336829v1 scaf_tig00015063, whole genome shotgun sequence genome:
CTTCAGCAGCCATCGGGAAGGTCCTCCTAATGGGTTCAAAAatcattaatcaatcaatcaaatgcATTATAGCACTAGTGCATCAAAACAAAGAGCAAAGCATACAAGAGAGAAAGATGGGAAATGTAGAATTGCTATTTACTAACTTTACTAACTTTAATTAGTAAATATCCTATTCttgtttattagtagtagtattaatattattattagtagtaatagtgGTATTaacttgtataataataataataatatacagtattgttcaaaataatagcagtacaatgtgactaaccagaataatcaaggtttttcgtatatttttttattgctacgtggcaaacaagttaccagtaggttcagtagattctcagaaaacaaatgagacccagcattcatgatatgcacgctcttaaggctgtgcaattgggcaattagttgaattagttgaaaggggtgtgttcaaaaaaatagcagtgtggcattcaatcactgaggtcatcaattttgtgaagaaacaggtgtgaatcaggtggcccctatttaaggatgaagccaacacttgttgaacatgcatttgaaagctgaggaaaatgggtcgttcaagacattgttcagaagaacagtgtactttgattaaaaagttgattagagaggggaaaacctataaagaggtgcaaaaaatgataggctgttcagctaaaatgatctccaatgccttaaaatggagagcaaaaccagagagacgtggaagaaaacggaagacaaccatcaaaatggatagaagaataaccagaatggcaaaggctcagccaatgatcacctccaggatgatcaaagacagtctggagttacctgtaagtactgtgacagttagaagacgtctgtgtgaagctaatctattttcaagaatcccccgcaaggtccctctgttaaaaaaaaggcatgtgcagaagaggttacaatttgccaaagaacacatcaactggcctaaagagaaatggaggaacattttgtggactgatgagagtaaaattgttctttttgggtccaagggccacaggcagtttgtgagacgacccccaaactctgaattcaagccacagtacacagtgaagacagtgaagcatggaggtgcaagcatcatgatatgggcatgtttctcctactatggtgttgggcctatttatcgcataccagggatcatggatcagtttgcatatgttaaaatacttgaagaggtcatgttgccctatgctgaagaggacatgcccttgaaatggttgtttcaacaagacaatgacccaaaacacactagtaaacgggcaaagtcttggttccaaaccaacaaaattaatgttatggagtggccagcccaatctccagaccttaatccaattgagaacttgtgtggtgatatcaaaaatgctgtttctgaagcaaaaccaagaaatgtgaatgaattgtggaatgttgttaaagaatcatggagtggaataacagctgagaggtcaagcagttttaaaaaactgtggtcatacaactaaatattagtttagtgattcacaggattgctaaatcccagaaaaaaaaaaaaaatgtttgtacaaaatagttttgagtttgtacagtcaaaggtagacactgctatttttttgaacacacccctttcaactaattgcccaattgcacagccttaagagcgtgcatatcatgaatgctgggtcttgtttgttttctgagaatctactgaacctactggtaacttgtttgccacgtagcaataaaaaatatactaaaaaccttgattattctggttagtcacattgtactgctattattttgaacaatactgtattgcTCTAATATTTTGATGTTAACTTAATTTGGATAtctgattataattttttctttaattaaatgtattattatttgttgcttatttttatctttttttgtgcAGTACTCTTCACACAGAACTGGTTTCttgaatatacagtacactatGGCATCAAAATATAGAAGACAGATaaactgatagatagatagatagactgatggatagacagatatactgatagatagatagatagatagatagatagatagatagatagatagatagatagatagatagataactataataataatatgttgctgtaacattaaaataaattttaacagAAAATTGCTCAAtcaaattagtattattattattataataataaattgctataatatttaaaaaaaatattgggatttgatatataatttttaatttgaatattaaataaaatatcttgaaaATGATGATTATGCACATGctgtaataacaacaacaacaacaacaattattatattgttgtaatattgctataaatgttaacttaaaatTTTAGCAAAACAATATCATCCTAATTTTTGGGGCATTTGTAGTCCTCACTCAGTACTGGTTGTAGAATGGGGCATATGTCACCCAGCACCAGTAATGACACTGGAAATCTGCTCTCACTCTCACTGCTCTCCACAGGCCATGAAAGTGCTGTCCAAGAAACGACTGATGAGGCAGGCTGGGTTCCCGCGTAAGTGTCTACTTTAAAGCAGATGGAGCGCTCAGCGGggtttattattgtgtgtgtgtgtatgaggttGGGGGCACAGTTTCATCAGTTAGCAGAATGCCCAATACTTCGGCCTTTTACATGATTTCCTCTTGTGCTGGTTTAAACAGGCAGACCTCCTCCTCGTGGGGCAAAATTGGCCCCTGAGGGCCCCCCTCAGCCCAAAGGGCCTCTGGAGCGTGTTTACCAGGAGATAGCCATCCTCAAGAAGCTTGATCACCCTAACGTGGTTAAGCTTGTGGAGGTGGGTGCTTGTATTATCAATATGCAAACAGAAGTGTAATTTGTTCACCACTAGTGCCACcaagtggaataaaaaaaaattataattactattttcaaacaggtttcctattgtatggaaaagaaagtccacatttaaatctattaaacatttaaatctatttaaatctattaaatagGGAAAATTACACGCCACATAATAAATTTAACATTGATTAAATCTTACTTGTGAGGATTATAAATAGAGTTTCTTAAATgttgtacacttaaaaaaaaataaaaaaaataattaaatgtgtaatttgtgCACCACCAAGTAGAATAAAAAAATGATGGCTATTTTCACCATTTAAACAGAAAGTTTATCTATAAATGTATTGAACTGGGAGGGGGGAATGTATTTTAACCTTGAAAAAATTACAAGCatcattttaaatttgacatGAATAAAAAAGCCAGTGAGGAATAGAAGTTTCTTAAATATTGTACACTgcaaaaataagtaaacaaagcgctatctgtatttttactttattttccagTACAAATCTACTATAGTAtaaagataaatacatttttaagcaaaatgacattaaatattcaaataaaaaatagtaattaattaaataatatttttaagcataaatctaacAATATTTAGTGTGGTTAATgctgaaaacaaaaccaaaaaaaaagagttgattTTAGGATGTCTagaaatatttttactggaaagtAAGACAAATACTGATAacgaaaataattatttgcagtGTACTGATATTTACTGGGCAGTTAGTATTTAgccaataaaaacactgaaaaatgtttttccctacaaaaaagtcaacaaaactgtaataaatagaTGTTAATGCATGTTAATTTTAATGCAGTTTATCATATTGAATGGCCTGAATATCTATCTGTCAAACCCTTATTCTCATTTACATCAAATCAAATATGGCATAATATAAGGTCTATGCCGACTGGTTTCATTCCCTTTCTAAATCGCTTTGGTTTTTTTGTGCAGGTGCTGGATGATCCAAGTGAGGACCATCTGTACATGGGTAAGTCTGGCCAGATACTCATCCTGTTGGCAGATGCTACAGACTTGCACATGCACAATTTATTCTACTTTTCTGTGCTAAATGTATGTGAAATCGGAGAAGGTAATGCACAACAGTTTAACTCTGTTTCCTGTGTGCTTTCACAGTTTTCGAGCTTGTCAAACGAGGGTGAGTAAGCATGTTATTTCTGTTTGTAGCGCCGGCCCATGCTGTGCTAGTGTCACTCTGCTAGAGAAACTGTGTCTCATTCCCCATGTGTTTGCAGAGCAGTGATGGAGGTTCCTACTGATAAGCCCCTGGATGAGGACCAGGCACGCTTCTACTTCCAGGACTTGCTGAGAGGAATTGAGTATTGTGAGTGCGGGAATTTAGCTAATCAATATTCATGATTGTTGCTAATACATCCAGATAAAAGGACAAGGTACATTTTCATGGCCTCACGCCATTGGCTTGGCTCTGGATAGTCTAATGGATCCAAACTTTTAGACTAAAGTCTTGTCAGCAAATCTGATTCTGGACATCTACCTAcatagcagtgttattttattatcatttatattcTGTTATAggatttagcttttatttttatattttcagtataaTGTCTAGTCCACATTTCTAATTCTATCCAAGAACTGGCCAgttagcagtgttattttagtattatttatacattattatttatttatatactttatatgaatattagtatgttattattatatttttatagtattacTATATAGTAGTATGTTCAGTTTACATTTCATTAGTTTTATTTCCttagtcattttgtcatttttattagatttttttgtttgtttttaatatagttttatttcagttttaaatttgcTAGTAATTTTGGCACTTaaacttcttttatttcagttgtttggCAATacgtttttaattttcatttaggtttttcatgtaatatttatatattattttatttcagctttatatcTATCAATTAACAACTTTTTAAATACGTTTAGTTAATACGTAGTTAATAGATAACAGTACAGGACAGGAAGAAGCCATCTGAATGACATTTAAAGTACATGTGTGTACCTATTCTCTTGGAAACAGCATAAAATAGCCTTTAGATTTCAGAAAGTTCTTACAATTTTTATCTGTAATATACCTCATAATATCAGACTAGATGCAGTTCTTCTTGATAGTCATCAAAATGCAATGAGTGATGATTAAAAGTGAAGGCAACTATTCATCCTCAACAGTACATTACCAGAAAATCATTCACCGGGACATCAAGCCTTCCAACCTGCTTGTGGGGGAAGATGGCCATGTTAAAATTGCCGACTTTGGGGTCAGTAACCAGTTTGAGGGAGCAGACGCCCTCCTAACCAGCACAGTTGGGACGCCAGCGTTTCTCGCCCCAGAGACCCTCTCAGAGACCCGCAAGAACTTCTCTGGAAAGGTTAAAAACTCTGTGCTAATGTCCTGTCAGTCTTTCTGTCAAACTGGATTTAATCAGGCTACCATCGTGTTTTTATAGGCTCTGGATGTGTGGGCGATGGGAGTCACCTTATACTGTTTCATCTTTGGAGTGGTACGCCCTGTTTTGACCTTCATATATATCATGAAATAcgcactgtaaacagtaacaattcagccaaactgtttaaaatgaattCTTTTTGTTGTGGTGTTTGACTTTATTTCCTCTCTCTACAGTGTCCGTTTATGGATGAGCGTATTTTGAGCCTCCATCAGAAGATCAAGACCCAACCGGTGGAGCTTCCTGAGAAGTGAGTGTCATTTCTCTTGAGCCGGAAAGACCTTCCCCTTCCTGATGTTCTGACACTGGTTTCTGTCCCACTTAACAGCGCGGACATATCAGATGACTTAAAAGACCTTCTGTTTAAAATGTTGGACAAGAATCCTGAAACCAGAATCACCGTCCCTCAAATCAAGGTGAGTGTGACACTTTTTATTTCCCTGATGACGCCACATTCAAGTTCGACAAAGTGCTTGTAATAAAGTACAACAATACACTAGCCCTCTTTTATGATtggtcagaaaaataaacagttttggcTATTGGATGATGTTtggttgtttttaatttttatggaaCCAtacatactaccattcaaaatgttggtgtcagtaagatttaGATGATGGTTTTTGAAAAAATATCTTGTTTGCTCATCGAAGCtccatttattcaaaaatacaggaaaaacaataatattgcgAAATaccattacaatttataataacttgttttatttaaatgtactttaaaatgtattttattcctatgatggcaaagctgaatttttagccgctattactccagccttcagtgtcacatgatccttcagaaatcattctaatatgcttataaTGAAATCAGATgcttaatatatacatttgtaaaacTGTGATGAGTGggaagtttaaaaaatattttgtaaaacatatactatacatttttttcttccacttttgaatatttacttccacttttgatcaacttaatgcatttGTGCTAAATAgaagtaataatttatttcaagagaaaattcttactgaccccaaattgtTTGTACATGGTCGTGTATTTTTTCTTATGTTATAATTAGCCTCCTTACTTCAAATGGACCAAAAATAAAACCGGTCCTTATTCTTAAAAGATGATTTCAAAGCACTTCCTGTGTGAATATAGGACACACCAGCTGCCTAGACACAGTCTTGAGTTAATGAATGATATCAAAGCAGGGCTTCTGTtccgttgttgttgttgtaggtgCACCCATGGGTGACGCGGCACGGCGCTGAGCCCCTCCCACCCGAGGACGACAACTGCTGCAGCCTGATAGAAGTGACAGAGGAGGAGGTGGAAAACTCTGTCAAGCACATCCCCAGCCTGGCCACCGTGGTGAGATTGCAAGCCCCTGGTGGCCTATTTAGACAAccctaattctgtttttatgaatacACATAATGTATTCAATGCTAATAACCTCATCAAATGAATACACAGATTAATGACCCACACAGATTACAGCCCAATGCCTGTTTTTGGAGTTCTTATTCTTGCTGCATGCTCTCTGCCACAGATCTTGGTTAGGACTATGCTGCGCAAGCGTTCCTTTGGGAACCCGTTTGACTGGGGCCGCAGGGAAGACAGGAGTCCCGCCGCACAAGGACACCCGCTATCGTAAGTCTTCCTCATTAGGGACGGGCTATATCTGAAACAAACTTCCTGAACTTCTAGAACATAGAGCTCTGGTTTCAGTGGTCACTGACAATTAGAAATGGTTTGCCTAGTTTGCTTGacagtaatttaattaatttaactacACTAGGTTATACTGTAAGGATAGAGCTTAAGTGTATTTTCAGGGCAAATAGAGCTTAATGTCTATGCAACATTTCCACAGAAAATAATTTCGACTAGTTTCTGTCCTTTtgttaatacttttaaaaaaatttggTTCCAAATAAATGTATCACACTTTcacagctcaactgttttcagtattgataataagaagaaatttttcttgtgcagcaaatcagcatattagatgcatactgatttctgaaggatcatgtgacactgcaaacattttaaaatatattaaaatagaaaacggctcttttaaattgcaatatctCTCATACATTAcagttctttatatttttttgactaaataaatgaagccttggagcACAAgtgaatgttaaaaaatatatcttactgacatacaaatttttgaatgtttttaagacTCTAAACCTTcagtaaaatgtgttatttaaagcGATACTCCATCCCAGAATGAAAAACTTGTCACTTAATCCCAAacacgtaaaagctttgttcgtcttcggaacacaatgtaagatattttggatgaaaaccgggaggcttttaACTgacccatagactgccaagttagGTACACTGTGTTCCGAACACAAATTAAGCTTttacgagtttggaacaacatggcggtaagtgattaatgacaaaatgttcattttggggtggagtatccctttaacctcTTAAGTTGTCTAAATTATCTTTTTGAGATAAGACTACATTTCTTGGTGAATTAACTCTTTGTGTGCGTCAAACAGTTTGTTCGGGTGAAGTTTAATCCAATGatttgctaaaataactaaaattctaataaaatgcattataaagccCAAGCTAACCGATAAGCCTGCTAAGCTAAAATACTTTACTCAGGATGTTAAAGGCCTTGTAAAAggcataccgtattttccggactataagtcgcattttttttcatagtttggctggtcctgcgacttatagtcaggtgcgacttatttatcaaaattaatttgacatgaacagagagaaatgaagtaacagaaaacattaccatctacagccgagagagggcgctctatgctgctcactgctcctgtagtctacactaagcagcatagagcgccctctcg
This genomic interval carries:
- the LOC113074545 gene encoding calcium/calmodulin-dependent protein kinase kinase 2-like isoform X1, which codes for MFPCVSSWPSSDPPAALGHAPPIPPVQPPNQPLPDLLRSCVVLPSPSARLSSCTSEMESMIVVTEYEPSDGSGQEEEEVEDMDSSETPEPASSGPVPPFRMASCDLLSHTVGRPEALFPEPQEHRGRLSLSDRKLSLQERSQTLSSPCGSPGLNGRYIYPSLPYSPITSPHSSPRLPRRPTVESHRVSITDLQDCVQLNQYKLKDEIGKGSYGVVKLAYNEDDNTYYAMKVLSKKRLMRQAGFPRRPPPRGAKLAPEGPPQPKGPLERVYQEIAILKKLDHPNVVKLVEVLDDPSEDHLYMVFELVKRGAVMEVPTDKPLDEDQARFYFQDLLRGIEYLHYQKIIHRDIKPSNLLVGEDGHVKIADFGVSNQFEGADALLTSTVGTPAFLAPETLSETRKNFSGKALDVWAMGVTLYCFIFGVCPFMDERILSLHQKIKTQPVELPENADISDDLKDLLFKMLDKNPETRITVPQIKVHPWVTRHGAEPLPPEDDNCCSLIEVTEEEVENSVKHIPSLATVILVRTMLRKRSFGNPFDWGRREDRSPAAQGHPLSKGRAGSLKYCRNLSTPRKQESEEGMRSMDLPFVGEDEVLS
- the LOC113074545 gene encoding calcium/calmodulin-dependent protein kinase kinase 2-like isoform X2; amino-acid sequence: MFPCVSSWPSSDPPAALGHAPPIPPVQPPNQPLPDLLRSCVVLPSPSARLSSCTSEMESMIVVTEYEPSDGSGQEEEEVEDMDSSETPEPASSGPVPPFRMASCDLLSHTVGRPEALFPEPQEHRGRLSLSDRKLSLQERSQTLSSPCGSPGLNGRYIYPSLPYSPITSPHSSPRLPRRPTVESHRVSITDLQDCVQLNQYKLKDEIGKGSYGVVKLAYNEDDNTYYAMKVLSKKRLMRQAGFPRRPPPRGAKLAPEGPPQPKGPLERVYQEIAILKKLDHPNVVKLVEVLDDPSEDHLYMVFELVKRGAVMEVPTDKPLDEDQARFYFQDLLRGIEYLHYQKIIHRDIKPSNLLVGEDGHVKIADFGVSNQFEGADALLTSTVGTPAFLAPETLSETRKNFSGKALDVWAMGVTLYCFIFGVCPFMDERILSLHQKIKTQPVELPENADISDDLKDLLFKMLDKNPETRITVPQIKVHPWVTRHGAEPLPPEDDNCCSLIEVTEEEVENSVKHIPSLATVILVRTMLRKRSFGNPFDWGRREDRSPAAQGHPLSKQESEEGMRSMDLPFVGEDEVLS